One Kitasatospora sp. NBC_01287 DNA window includes the following coding sequences:
- the secD gene encoding protein translocase subunit SecD — protein sequence MFGTGHKTPRLGIDLAGGTSITLTASSKDKAAVTQSNMNIAVGIIQKRVNAFGVSEAEVQTQGNDNIIVDIPKGTNSQQAAQQVGTTAKLYFRPVLALAPTGVPLPPVTSSPSAATSGSPSAAASGSPSAGASTSASAAGSPSGSPSASAGASKAGRALSEGLLAADASTSPTATPSASTAASPSAASSASAAGSAAPSAASSALPPVPTTPPAATQPVEGTVPADLAQQFAGLDCSNSTQRLDYQTDTTKDSVACSYDKESNVWYKYALGPVAINGADVSKAQAGYDTQSAGGWEVQLSFNDRGSKAFATTTGQLATQQSPMNQFAIVLDGKVVSHPYVSQAITGNAVINGSFTQDDASNLSNVLSFGALPLSFNQSDITTVTPQLGGDQLHAGLLAGAIGLALVVLYSLIYYRGLGLVSIAGLLTSAILTYTIMCLLGAGIGFALNLPAVCGAIVAIGITADSFIVYFERIRDEVREGAPLRPAVQRAWPRARRTILVSDFVSLLCAGVLYICSVGKVQGFAFTLGLTTVLDVVVIFLFTKPLITLLARRKFFADGHPWSGLDPKRLGARPPVRGGRRRPATSAAVKEA from the coding sequence ATGTTCGGGACGGGCCACAAGACGCCTCGCCTCGGGATCGACCTCGCGGGCGGCACCAGCATCACGCTGACGGCCAGCTCGAAGGACAAGGCAGCGGTCACTCAGTCCAATATGAACATCGCTGTCGGGATCATCCAGAAGCGCGTCAACGCCTTCGGTGTCTCCGAGGCCGAGGTTCAGACCCAGGGCAACGACAACATCATCGTTGACATCCCGAAGGGGACGAACAGCCAGCAGGCGGCACAGCAGGTCGGTACCACGGCCAAGCTGTACTTCCGCCCGGTGCTGGCGCTCGCGCCCACTGGTGTGCCCCTGCCGCCTGTCACCAGCAGCCCCAGTGCCGCCACCAGCGGCAGCCCGAGTGCCGCCGCCAGCGGCTCGCCGAGCGCGGGTGCGAGCACCAGCGCGAGCGCCGCGGGCAGCCCGAGCGGCTCGCCCAGCGCGAGCGCCGGTGCCAGCAAGGCCGGCCGCGCTCTCTCCGAGGGCCTGCTGGCCGCCGACGCGAGCACGAGCCCGACCGCGACCCCCAGCGCGAGCACCGCCGCCTCCCCGTCCGCCGCGTCCAGCGCCTCGGCCGCAGGCAGTGCCGCGCCCAGCGCCGCGTCCTCCGCGCTCCCGCCGGTGCCGACCACCCCGCCGGCCGCCACGCAGCCCGTCGAGGGCACCGTGCCCGCCGACCTGGCCCAGCAGTTCGCCGGACTGGACTGCTCCAACTCCACCCAGCGGCTGGACTACCAGACGGACACGACCAAGGACTCGGTCGCCTGCTCCTACGACAAGGAGTCGAACGTCTGGTACAAGTACGCGCTCGGCCCGGTGGCGATCAACGGCGCGGACGTCTCCAAGGCCCAGGCCGGCTACGACACCCAGAGCGCGGGCGGCTGGGAGGTCCAGCTGAGCTTCAACGACCGCGGGTCCAAGGCCTTCGCCACCACCACCGGCCAGCTGGCCACCCAGCAGTCGCCGATGAACCAGTTCGCCATCGTGCTGGACGGCAAGGTGGTCTCCCACCCGTACGTCAGCCAGGCGATCACCGGCAACGCCGTGATCAACGGCAGCTTCACCCAGGACGACGCCAGCAACCTCTCCAACGTGCTGAGCTTCGGCGCGCTGCCGCTGAGCTTCAACCAGAGCGACATCACCACCGTCACCCCGCAGCTGGGCGGTGACCAGCTGCACGCCGGTCTGCTGGCCGGCGCGATCGGCCTGGCGCTGGTCGTCCTCTACTCGCTGATCTACTACCGCGGCCTGGGTCTGGTCTCGATCGCCGGTCTGCTCACCTCCGCGATCCTGACCTACACGATCATGTGCCTGCTGGGCGCCGGGATCGGCTTCGCGCTGAACCTGCCGGCGGTCTGCGGTGCGATCGTGGCGATCGGTATCACCGCGGACTCCTTCATCGTGTACTTCGAACGCATCCGCGACGAGGTCCGCGAGGGTGCCCCGCTGCGCCCGGCCGTCCAGCGCGCCTGGCCGCGCGCCCGCCGCACCATCCTGGTCTCCGACTTCGTGTCGCTGCTCTGTGCCGGTGTGCTCTACATCTGCTCCGTCGGCAAGGTCCAGGGCTTCGCGTTCACCCTGGGTCTGACCACGGTGCTCGACGTCGTGGTGATCTTCCTCTTCACCAAGCCGCTGATCACCCTGCTGGCGCGGCGCAAGTTCTTCGCGGACGGCCACCCGTGGTCCGGCCTCGACCCGAAGCGTCTGGGCGCCCGCCCGCCGGTGCGCGGCGGCCGCCGTCGCCCCGCCACCTCCGCCGCCGTCAAGGAGGCCTGA
- the yajC gene encoding preprotein translocase subunit YajC, whose protein sequence is MSLLIFVIPVALVFLMFRSQKKRQQQASQMQSTMEPGAAVRTIGGMYALVKAVNDSTVELEMAPGVVAHFSKSAVAAVIDAQEYDEIINGRPEEDEAADLDAELADTELVEDEVLKDEDAQESISLAKADSEKPAAK, encoded by the coding sequence GTGTCTCTCCTCATCTTTGTCATCCCGGTCGCCTTGGTCTTCCTGATGTTCCGGTCGCAGAAGAAGCGGCAGCAGCAGGCCAGCCAGATGCAGTCGACCATGGAGCCGGGCGCGGCGGTGCGCACCATCGGCGGCATGTACGCCCTGGTGAAGGCGGTCAACGACAGCACCGTGGAGCTCGAGATGGCCCCTGGCGTGGTGGCCCACTTCAGCAAGAGCGCGGTCGCCGCGGTCATCGACGCGCAGGAGTACGACGAGATCATCAACGGCCGTCCCGAGGAGGACGAGGCCGCGGATCTCGATGCCGAGCTCGCCGACACCGAACTCGTCGAGGACGAGGTGCTCAAGGACGAGGACGCGCAGGAGAGCATCAGCCTGGCGAAGGCCGACAGCGAGAAGCCCGCGGCCAAGTAG
- the ruvA gene encoding Holliday junction branch migration protein RuvA, whose protein sequence is MIAFVQGPVAAIAAGCAVVEVGGVGMAVQCTPNTLAALRLGEPARLATSLVVREDSLTLYGFADEDERATFEILQAAPGVGPRVAQAMLAVHSPDALRLAVAGGDEKALIQVPGIGKARAAKLLLEYKNKLGAPLGAVPAQKPLAAGPAPWSEQLHAALVGLGYAPREAEDAVAAVTPQAEAQATADVGALLKAALRTLNRTR, encoded by the coding sequence GTGATCGCCTTCGTCCAAGGGCCGGTGGCGGCCATCGCCGCCGGGTGCGCCGTCGTCGAGGTCGGCGGCGTCGGCATGGCCGTGCAGTGCACGCCCAACACGCTGGCCGCGCTGCGCCTGGGGGAGCCGGCCCGGCTGGCCACCTCGCTGGTGGTCCGGGAGGACTCGCTCACCCTCTACGGCTTCGCGGACGAGGACGAGCGGGCCACCTTCGAGATCCTGCAGGCCGCGCCCGGGGTCGGCCCGCGGGTGGCGCAGGCGATGCTGGCCGTGCACAGCCCCGACGCGCTGCGGCTGGCCGTGGCCGGCGGGGACGAGAAGGCGCTGATCCAGGTGCCGGGGATCGGCAAGGCCCGGGCGGCCAAGCTGCTGCTGGAGTACAAGAACAAGCTGGGCGCCCCGCTCGGCGCCGTCCCCGCGCAGAAGCCGCTCGCCGCCGGTCCGGCGCCGTGGAGCGAGCAACTGCACGCCGCCCTGGTCGGCCTGGGCTACGCGCCGCGCGAGGCCGAGGACGCGGTCGCCGCGGTCACCCCGCAGGCGGAGGCGCAGGCCACCGCCGATGTGGGCGCGCTGCTCAAGGCGGCGCTGCGGACCCTCAACCGGACCCGGTAG
- the ruvC gene encoding crossover junction endodeoxyribonuclease RuvC, which produces MRVLGVDPGLTRCGVGVVDGAPGRPLRMLGVGVLRTPAEEEVPRRLLAIEDGVETWLDEYRPDIVAIERVFAQHNVSTVMGTAQASAVTMLCAARRGLPVVLHTPSEVKAAVTGSGRADKAQVTAMVTRLLRLDAPPKPADAADALALAICHIWRGTATDKIAAALARANTASSAAVAAAHTTARTAASTAASTAASTAARKEYRP; this is translated from the coding sequence GTGCGGGTGCTGGGTGTGGACCCTGGGTTGACCAGGTGCGGCGTCGGCGTGGTCGACGGCGCGCCGGGCCGGCCGCTGCGCATGCTCGGGGTCGGCGTGCTGCGCACCCCGGCCGAGGAGGAGGTGCCGCGCCGCCTGTTGGCGATCGAGGACGGGGTGGAGACCTGGCTGGACGAGTACCGGCCCGACATCGTCGCCATCGAGCGGGTCTTCGCCCAGCACAACGTGAGCACCGTGATGGGGACGGCGCAGGCCAGCGCGGTCACCATGCTCTGCGCCGCCCGGCGCGGCCTGCCGGTGGTGCTGCACACCCCCAGTGAGGTCAAGGCCGCCGTCACCGGCTCGGGCCGGGCCGACAAGGCCCAGGTCACCGCGATGGTGACCAGGCTGCTGCGGCTGGACGCGCCGCCCAAGCCCGCCGACGCCGCCGACGCGCTGGCGCTGGCGATCTGCCACATCTGGCGCGGGACGGCCACCGACAAGATCGCCGCCGCGCTCGCCCGCGCCAACACCGCCAGCAGCGCCGCCGTTGCCGCCGCTCACACCACTGCCCGTACCGCCGCAAGTACCGCCGCAAGTACTGCCGCAAGTACTGCCGCCCGCAAGGAGTACCGCCCGTGA
- a CDS encoding YebC/PmpR family DNA-binding transcriptional regulator: MSGHSKWATTKHKKAVIDAKRGKLFAKMIKNIEVAAKTGGPDPAGNPTLYDAIQKAKKSSVPIDNINRAVKRGGGLEAGGADYQTIMYEGYGPNGVAVLIECLTDNRNRAASDVRVAMTRNGGSMADPGSVSYLFNRKGVVVVPKGDGVDEDRVLEVVLEAGLDVEEVNDLGESLEVLSEATDLVAVRSALVDAGVDYDSADANFVPSMQVELDVDGARKILKLIDALEDSDDVQNVFANFDISDEVGAQLDAE, from the coding sequence ATGTCCGGCCACTCTAAGTGGGCTACCACCAAGCACAAGAAGGCCGTGATCGACGCCAAGCGCGGCAAGCTCTTCGCCAAGATGATCAAGAACATCGAGGTGGCGGCGAAGACCGGCGGGCCCGACCCGGCCGGCAACCCGACGCTCTACGACGCCATCCAGAAGGCCAAGAAGAGCTCGGTCCCGATCGACAACATCAACCGCGCCGTCAAGCGCGGCGGCGGCCTGGAGGCCGGCGGGGCCGACTACCAGACGATCATGTACGAGGGCTACGGCCCCAACGGTGTCGCGGTGCTGATCGAGTGCCTCACCGACAACCGCAACCGCGCCGCCTCCGACGTGCGGGTCGCGATGACCCGCAACGGCGGCTCGATGGCCGACCCGGGCTCGGTGTCGTACCTGTTCAACCGCAAGGGCGTGGTGGTCGTCCCCAAGGGTGACGGGGTCGACGAGGACCGGGTCCTGGAGGTCGTCCTGGAGGCCGGCCTCGACGTCGAGGAGGTCAACGACCTCGGTGAGTCCCTGGAGGTGCTCTCCGAGGCCACCGACCTGGTCGCGGTGCGCAGCGCGCTGGTGGACGCCGGCGTCGACTACGACTCGGCCGACGCCAACTTCGTGCCCAGCATGCAGGTCGAGCTGGACGTGGACGGCGCCCGCAAGATCCTCAAGCTGATCGACGCGCTGGAGGACAGCGACGACGTGCAGAACGTCTTCGCCAACTTCGACATCTCCGACGAGGTGGGCGCGCAGCTCGACGCCGAGTGA
- the pdxT gene encoding pyridoxal 5'-phosphate synthase glutaminase subunit PdxT — translation MSTSTPVIGVLALQGDVREHLIALAEADALARPVRRPEELAEVDALVIPGGESTTMSNLALAFGLMEPLRERVAAGLPVYGSCAGMIMLAEKILDGRDDQQSVGGIDMTVRRNAFGRQNESFESAIDFQGFEGEPVHGVFIRAPWVESVGAGVEVLAELPAADGAESRIVAVRQGNLLATSFHPELTGDHRVHALFVRMVEQALETAGA, via the coding sequence GTGTCCACCAGCACCCCCGTGATCGGCGTCCTGGCCCTGCAGGGCGATGTCCGCGAGCACCTGATCGCGCTCGCCGAGGCGGACGCCCTGGCCCGCCCGGTGCGCCGGCCCGAGGAGCTGGCCGAGGTCGACGCCCTGGTCATACCCGGCGGCGAGTCGACCACGATGTCCAACCTGGCGCTGGCCTTCGGCCTGATGGAGCCGTTGCGCGAGCGGGTGGCGGCGGGTCTGCCGGTCTACGGCTCCTGCGCGGGCATGATCATGCTGGCCGAGAAGATCCTGGACGGCCGCGACGACCAGCAGAGCGTCGGCGGCATCGACATGACGGTGCGCCGCAACGCCTTCGGCCGGCAGAACGAGTCCTTCGAGTCCGCGATCGACTTCCAGGGCTTCGAGGGCGAGCCGGTGCACGGGGTCTTCATCCGGGCGCCCTGGGTCGAGTCGGTGGGTGCCGGCGTCGAGGTGCTGGCCGAACTCCCGGCCGCCGACGGTGCGGAGAGCCGGATCGTGGCGGTGCGCCAGGGCAACCTGCTCGCCACCTCGTTCCACCCCGAGCTGACGGGTGACCACCGGGTGCACGCCCTCTTCGTGCGGATGGTCGAGCAGGCGCTCGAAACCGCGGGCGCCTGA
- the pdxS gene encoding pyridoxal 5'-phosphate synthase lyase subunit PdxS — translation MSTSTPASADQPQIGTARVKRGMAEQLKGGVIMDVVNAEQAKIAEDAGAVAVMALERVPADIRKDGGVARMSDPDMIDGIINAVSIPVMAKSRIGHFVEAQVLQALGVDYIDESEVLTPADEVNHSDKWAFTTPFVCGATNLGEALRRIAEGAAMIRSKGEAGTGNVVEAVRHMRQINGDIRRLATLDENELYVAAKNLQAPYELVKEVAQLGKLPVVLFSAGGVATPADAALMMQLGAEGVFVGSGIFKSGDPAKRAAAVVKATTFYDDPKIIADVSRGLGEAMVGINCDTLPETERYANRGW, via the coding sequence GTGTCCACCAGCACTCCCGCTTCCGCCGACCAGCCGCAGATCGGTACCGCCCGGGTCAAGCGCGGCATGGCCGAGCAGCTCAAGGGCGGTGTGATCATGGACGTGGTCAACGCCGAGCAGGCCAAGATCGCCGAGGACGCGGGTGCCGTCGCGGTCATGGCCCTCGAGCGGGTCCCCGCGGACATCCGCAAGGACGGCGGCGTGGCCCGGATGTCCGACCCCGACATGATCGACGGCATCATCAACGCCGTCTCCATCCCGGTCATGGCCAAGTCCCGGATCGGCCACTTCGTCGAGGCCCAGGTCCTGCAGGCGCTCGGTGTCGACTACATCGACGAGTCCGAGGTGCTCACCCCGGCCGACGAGGTCAACCACTCCGACAAGTGGGCCTTCACCACCCCCTTCGTCTGCGGTGCCACCAACCTGGGCGAGGCGCTGCGCCGGATCGCCGAGGGTGCGGCCATGATCCGCTCCAAGGGCGAGGCCGGCACCGGCAATGTGGTCGAGGCCGTGCGCCACATGCGCCAGATCAACGGTGACATCCGCCGCCTGGCCACTCTGGACGAGAACGAGCTGTACGTCGCGGCCAAGAACCTGCAGGCCCCGTACGAGCTGGTCAAGGAGGTCGCGCAGCTGGGCAAGCTCCCGGTCGTGCTGTTCTCCGCCGGTGGCGTGGCCACCCCGGCCGACGCCGCGCTGATGATGCAGCTGGGCGCCGAGGGCGTCTTCGTCGGCTCCGGCATCTTCAAGTCCGGCGACCCGGCCAAGCGCGCCGCCGCCGTGGTGAAGGCGACCACCTTCTACGACGACCCGAAGATCATCGCGGACGTCTCCCGCGGCCTGGGCGAGGCCATGGTCGGCATCAACTGCGACACCCTGCCCGAGACCGAGCGCTACGCCAACCGCGGCTGGTAG
- a CDS encoding glycosyltransferase family 4 protein: MKIGIVCPYDWDVPGGVQFHIRDLAEHLIGLGHKVSVLAPADDESALPSYVVSAGRAVAVPYNGSVARLSFGIISATRVRRWLRDGEFDILHVHEPTSPSLSILAAWAATGPMVATFHTSNPRSRAMVAASPILQPALEKISARIAVSEYARRTLVEHLGGDAVVIPNGVDVDFFAGAEADPRWTGGTIGFIGRINEPRKGLPTLLAAMPAIIAARPEVRLLVAGKGDEEEALAGAAPEVRARVEFLGMVTDEEKARLLRSVDLYVAPNTGGESFGIILVEAMSAAAPVLASDLDAFAQVLDQGRAGELFAVEDPAALAEAAVRLLHDPVRLAELRTAAAAHVRRFDWSTVGADILAVYETVADGTGSAPKVREDDRTSWRERLGLARDQERPV; this comes from the coding sequence GTGAAGATCGGCATCGTCTGCCCGTACGACTGGGACGTCCCCGGCGGCGTGCAGTTCCACATCCGCGACCTGGCCGAGCACCTGATCGGGCTGGGGCACAAGGTCTCGGTGCTGGCCCCGGCCGACGACGAGTCCGCGCTGCCCTCCTACGTGGTCTCGGCGGGCCGGGCGGTGGCCGTCCCCTACAACGGCTCGGTGGCCCGGCTGAGCTTCGGGATCATCTCGGCGACCCGGGTGCGGCGCTGGCTGCGCGACGGGGAGTTCGACATCCTGCACGTGCACGAGCCGACCTCGCCCAGCCTGTCGATACTGGCCGCCTGGGCGGCGACCGGCCCGATGGTGGCCACCTTCCACACCTCCAACCCGCGCTCGCGGGCGATGGTCGCGGCCTCGCCGATCCTGCAGCCGGCCCTGGAGAAGATCAGCGCCCGGATCGCCGTGAGCGAGTACGCGCGCCGCACCCTGGTCGAGCACCTGGGCGGGGACGCGGTGGTGATCCCCAACGGCGTGGACGTCGACTTCTTCGCCGGGGCCGAGGCCGATCCGCGCTGGACCGGCGGCACGATCGGCTTCATCGGCCGGATCAACGAGCCGCGCAAGGGCCTGCCGACGCTGCTCGCCGCGATGCCGGCGATCATCGCGGCCCGCCCCGAGGTGCGCCTGCTGGTGGCCGGCAAGGGCGACGAGGAGGAGGCGCTGGCGGGTGCGGCCCCCGAGGTGCGGGCCAGGGTGGAGTTCCTCGGCATGGTCACCGACGAGGAGAAGGCGCGGCTGCTGCGCAGCGTCGACCTCTACGTGGCGCCCAACACCGGGGGCGAGAGCTTCGGGATCATCCTGGTCGAGGCGATGTCGGCGGCGGCCCCGGTGCTGGCCAGCGACCTGGACGCGTTCGCCCAGGTGCTGGACCAGGGCCGGGCGGGCGAGCTGTTCGCGGTGGAGGACCCGGCGGCGCTGGCCGAGGCGGCGGTGCGGCTGCTGCACGACCCGGTGCGGCTGGCCGAGCTGCGCACGGCGGCGGCCGCGCACGTGCGGCGCTTCGACTGGTCGACGGTGGGCGCCGACATCCTGGCGGTCTACGAGACGGTCGCCGACGGCACCGGCAGCGCGCCCAAGGTGCGGGAGGACGACCGGACCAGCTGGCGCGAGCGGCTCGGGCTGGCCCGGGACCAGGAGCGACCGGTGTGA
- a CDS encoding phosphatidylinositol mannoside acyltransferase, with the protein MREKLVETGYAAGWAVLKLLPEPAVRVLGDRIADVAWRRQGRGVRQLEKNLARVRPDASPAELRELSRAGMRSYLRYWMESFRLPVWNDRKIADRVRVDGTEHLVAALESGRGAIVTLPHMGNWDLAGAWVVRHLGLGFTTVAERLKPESLFDRFVAYREGLGMEVLALTGSDISVIGTLARRLREGKLICLVGDRDLSEAGLPVRFFGETTRMPAGPAALAQRTGAALLPVTLWYDGPVLAGRIHPPVEVPADLDRQTAKSVMTQSMADIWAAGIAEHPQDWHMLQRFWLADLSSTAAREQASDGKATAPASHAEPASHAEPASHAEPASHAEAGDSA; encoded by the coding sequence ATGCGCGAGAAGCTGGTCGAGACCGGGTACGCCGCCGGCTGGGCGGTGCTGAAGCTGCTGCCGGAGCCGGCGGTGCGGGTGCTGGGGGACAGGATCGCCGACGTCGCCTGGCGGCGGCAGGGGCGCGGGGTGCGCCAGCTGGAGAAGAACCTGGCGCGGGTGCGGCCGGACGCCTCGCCGGCCGAGCTGCGCGAGCTGTCGCGGGCCGGGATGCGCTCCTACCTGCGCTACTGGATGGAGTCCTTCCGGCTGCCGGTCTGGAACGACCGCAAGATCGCGGACCGGGTACGGGTGGACGGCACCGAGCACCTGGTGGCCGCGCTGGAGTCCGGGCGGGGCGCGATCGTCACGCTGCCGCACATGGGCAACTGGGACCTGGCCGGCGCCTGGGTGGTGCGGCACCTGGGGCTCGGCTTCACCACGGTCGCCGAGCGGTTGAAGCCGGAGTCGCTCTTCGACCGCTTCGTGGCCTACCGCGAGGGCCTGGGGATGGAGGTGCTGGCGCTGACCGGCAGCGACATCTCGGTGATCGGCACGCTGGCCCGGCGGCTGCGCGAGGGCAAGCTGATCTGCCTGGTGGGCGACCGCGACCTGTCCGAGGCGGGGCTGCCGGTGCGGTTCTTCGGCGAGACCACGCGGATGCCGGCCGGCCCCGCGGCACTCGCCCAGCGCACCGGGGCGGCGCTGCTGCCGGTGACCCTCTGGTACGACGGGCCGGTGCTGGCCGGCCGGATCCATCCGCCCGTCGAGGTGCCGGCCGACCTGGACCGGCAGACGGCCAAGTCGGTGATGACGCAGTCGATGGCGGACATCTGGGCGGCGGGGATCGCGGAGCATCCGCAGGACTGGCACATGCTGCAGCGCTTCTGGCTGGCCGACCTGTCGTCAACTGCCGCGCGGGAGCAGGCATCGGACGGGAAGGCGACCGCCCCGGCCTCGCACGCCGAGCCGGCCTCGCACGCCGAGCCGGCCTCGCACGCCGAGCCGGCCTCGCACGCCGAGGCGGGGGACAGCGCGTGA
- the pgsA gene encoding phosphatidylinositol phosphate synthase, with translation MLNKYARAFFTRVLTPFAALLLRWGVSPDAVTLIGTAGSVAGALVFFPRGEFFWGTITITLFIFSDLVDGNMARQAGTSNKWGAFLDSTLDRVADAAIFGGLALWYAGKGDNDLLCAISVLCLASGQVVSYTKARAESLGLPCDVSGLVERAERLVITLVAAGVAGLHTFGVPYVEWLLPVALWLVGVGSVVTVLQRMLTVRREAFEAAALEARAGSTAGES, from the coding sequence ATGCTCAACAAATACGCGCGTGCCTTCTTCACACGTGTGCTGACCCCGTTCGCCGCGCTGCTGCTGCGCTGGGGGGTGAGCCCGGACGCGGTGACCCTGATCGGGACGGCCGGCTCGGTGGCCGGCGCGCTGGTCTTCTTCCCCCGCGGGGAGTTCTTCTGGGGGACGATCACGATCACCCTCTTCATCTTCTCCGACCTGGTGGACGGGAACATGGCCCGCCAGGCGGGCACCTCCAACAAGTGGGGGGCGTTCCTGGACTCCACACTGGACCGGGTGGCGGACGCGGCGATCTTCGGCGGCCTGGCGCTCTGGTACGCGGGCAAGGGCGACAACGACCTGCTCTGCGCGATCTCGGTGCTCTGCCTGGCGAGCGGTCAGGTGGTGTCGTACACCAAGGCGCGGGCGGAGAGCCTGGGGTTGCCCTGCGACGTGTCGGGGCTGGTCGAGCGGGCCGAGCGGCTGGTGATCACCCTGGTGGCGGCCGGGGTGGCGGGTCTGCACACCTTCGGGGTGCCGTACGTCGAGTGGTTGCTGCCGGTGGCGCTCTGGCTGGTCGGGGTGGGCAGTGTGGTCACGGTGCTGCAGCGGATGCTGACCGTGCGCCGGGAGGCCTTCGAAGCCGCGGCCCTTGAGGCGCGGGCCGGCAGTACCGCAGGGGAGAGCTGA
- a CDS encoding thiol-disulfide oxidoreductase DCC family protein, whose protein sequence is MVTEEALVRAPDPVLVFDGDCAFCSSCVRIAERYLRQTLASGGWTAQPFQFADLAELGVTRERAEREVLWVTPSGEVYGGAQAVAKLLLRSGNAWAYLGAVLRLTPVRPVAAAVYRVVARYRHRMPGGTAACALPRRGSTGQHLA, encoded by the coding sequence ATGGTTACCGAGGAAGCTTTGGTCCGGGCCCCCGATCCGGTGCTGGTCTTCGACGGGGACTGCGCGTTCTGCAGCTCCTGCGTGCGGATCGCCGAGCGCTACCTGCGTCAGACACTGGCCTCGGGCGGGTGGACGGCGCAGCCGTTCCAGTTCGCCGACCTCGCGGAGCTGGGGGTCACCCGAGAGCGCGCGGAGCGCGAGGTGCTCTGGGTGACGCCGTCGGGGGAGGTGTACGGCGGGGCGCAGGCGGTGGCGAAGCTGCTGCTGCGCTCGGGCAACGCCTGGGCCTACCTGGGCGCGGTGCTGCGGCTGACCCCGGTGCGGCCGGTGGCGGCGGCGGTGTACCGGGTGGTGGCGCGCTACCGGCACCGGATGCCGGGCGGCACCGCGGCCTGCGCGCTGCCGCGCCGCGGTTCGACCGGGCAGCACCTGGCCTGA